The stretch of DNA AGCATGATGCTGCGCCCGTACCGGCGCTGCAGGCCCACCCCGAGCATGTTCATCGAGGCGTCCAGCGCGCCGACCAGCAGGCCGAAGGCGCCCAGCGCGATGCCCAGTTGCCAGAGCGCGGAGCCGAGCCCGGCCCCGGCCAGGGTCAGGCAGAGCAGCGGCTGCACCACCCGCAGCACGGCCCGGGCGCTGCTGCGCCGCACCAGCTGCTCCGAGCTGATCGACCCCACCCCGGCCAGGATCGGCACGGCGGCCAGGAAGACCGGCAGCAGGCCGTCGCTGAGGCCGTACTGCTTCTGGATCTCCGGGATGCAGGTGACCAGCAGGGCGAAGGTGGTGCCCTGGAGCAGGAAGCTGACCGCGAGCGCCGCCCTCGCCTGCCGGAGCCTCGGGGTGATCTCCTCGGGCATGCCGCACCTCGCTACTCGCCGGTATGTCGATGTTGGCGAGAGCGTAGGGGCTGGAACGTTTTTGCGGGAGAGATAAAACGGGCAGCCTTTCCGCGCCAGCCTCAGCCGAGCGGGCCCAGCAGGCCGAGCACCTCGCCCAGATCGGTGATCAGCCCGGTGGCCCCGGCGCCGGTGAGCTTGGCCGGGTCGGTGAGCGCCGCGTAGCCGTACACGTCCATCCCGGCCGCCCGGGCGGCGAGCACGCCGTTGCGGCTGTCCTCGATCACCAGGCAGCGGGCCGGGTCGACGCCCAGGGTGCGGGCGGCGTGCAGGAAGAGGTCCGGGGCGGGCTTGCCCACGCCCACGTCCTGGGCGCTGAAGATCCGCTCCTCGCGGTGGTGCTCGCGCAGGCCGGTCAGGTCGAGGGCGGTGCGGATCCACTCGTGGTGCGCGGAGGAGGCCAGGCAGTACTCGACCCCGTCCCGCTGGAGCGCCTTGAGCAGCTCCCCCGCCCCGCGCACGGGCGCGAGCTCGCGCCCGAAGGCCGCGAACACCCGCCCGTGGAACAGCTCGTCGAACCCCTCCGGCAGCGCCGCCCCGTACCGCTCGCCGACCACGTCGTGCACGGTGTGCGCGGCGCAGCCCATGAAGTCCCGGTACGAGTCCTCGACGGTGGTCGGGTACCCCAGCTCGGTCAGGTACTCGGCGAGCACCCGGTTGGAGATCGGCTCGCTGTCCACGAGCACGCCGTCGTTGTCGAAGATCACCAGGTCGTAGCGCATGGCCCCGAGCCTAGTGATCACTTGCCGCCGGAGGCCAACTCCCGCGACCGGTCCCGGGCCGCCTCCAGGGCGCCGAGCAGGGCGGCCCGGACACCGTGGTTCTCCAGCTCGCGGATGGCGGCGATGGTGGTGCCGGCCGGGGAGGTGACGGCCTCGCGGAGCTTGACCGGGTGCTCGCCGGAGTCGCGGAGCATGATCGAGGCGCCGATCGCGGACTGCACGATCAGGTCGTGGGCCACGTGCCGGGGCAGGCCCAGCAGGATGCCGGCGTCGGTCATCGCCTCGACCAGGAAGTAGAAGTAGGCCGGGCCGGAGCCGGAGAGCGCGGTGGCCGCGTCCTGCTGGGATTCGGGCAGCCGCAGCGCCTTGCCCACCGAGCGGAAGATCTCCTCCGTCCGGGCCAGGTGCAGCTCCGTGGCGTGCGAGCCGCCGGAGATGACGCTCATCCCCTCGTCCACCAGCACCGGCGTGTTGGGCATCACCCGGACCACCGGGGTGCCGGCCGCGAGCCGCTCCTCGAACCAGGCGGTCGGGATGCCCGCCGCCGCCGAGATGACCAGCTTCTCGGCGCCGATGTGCGGGCCGAGCTCGTCCAGCAGGGTGCCCATGTCCTGCGGCTTGACCGCGAGGATCAGGGTGTCGGCCAGCTTCGCCGCCTCGGTGTTGCCCACCACGGTCACGCCGTACCGCTCGGTCAGCTCGGCCGCCCGCTCCGGCCGCCGGGTGGTCACCAGCACGTCGGCCGGGTCGGTGCCCGCCCGCAGCAGCCCGGAGAGCAGCGCCTCGCCGATCTTGCCGGTGCCCAGGAAGGCGATCTTCTGTCCGCTGCCGCTGGCCATGACCTGCTCCTCACGTCTTGGTACGTGCCGCCATCCTCGCACCGGCACGGCCCTTGGTGCGGGTACGTCCACGTGCTGGGCCGACACCGCGTCGCCCCGCCGGGTGTCCGCCCGTACCGTCCCCGGCCGCACCGGGCCGCCGTACCGTCGCGGCACCCCCACGAAGGAGCAACTGCCATGCGGTACAGGAGAAGTACGCGGTACGGCTGGGCCGTGACGGCCCTGTTCGGGCTGCTCGCCGGCCTGCTGGCCCTGGTGCCCGGCCGGGCCCAGGCGGCCACCCTCACCGAGGTCACCGGCTTCGGCTCGAACCCGGGCGCGCTGCGGATGTTCCGCTACGTGCCGGACGGCCTGCCCGCCGGCCGCCCGCTGGTGGTCGCGCTGCACGGCTGCACCCAGTCGGCCGCGGCCTACGACGACGCCTCCGGCTGGACCCAGTGGGCCCGGCCGTGGGGCTTCGCCCTGCTGCTGCCGCAGCAGACCAGCAGCAACAACCCGAACTCCTGCTTCGACTGGTACACCCCCGCCGACTTCTCCCGCGACCAGGGCGAGGCGCTCTCGGTGAAGCAGATGGTCGACCGGATGAAGACCGACTACGGCAGCGACGCCGGCCGGGTCTACGTCACCGGCCTCTCGGCCGGCGGGGCGATGACGGCCGCCCTGCTCGCCGACTACCCGGACGTGTTCGCGGGCGGCGGCATCGTCGCGGGCCTGCCGTACCACTGCGCCACCACCCAGGTCGAGGCCAGCGTCACCTGCATGACCACCGGCCGCACCCAGACCCCGGCCCAGTGGGGCGACCTGGTCCGCGCCGCCGACCCCGGCTGGACCGGCCCATGGCCCAAGGTCTCGCTCTGGCAGGGCAGTTCGGATTCGGTGGTCAACCCGGGCAATCTCGGCGAGCTGACCAAGCAGTGGACGGACGCGGACGGCACCGGCCAGACCCCGGCCCTCTCCGAGACCGTCGGCGGCTACCCCCACCAGGTCTACGCCGACCCCGACGGCCAGCCCCGGGTGGAGACTTGGTCGATCACCGGGATGGACCACGGCCAGCCGATCGACCCGGGCAGCGGCCCCACCCAGTGCGGCACCGCCGGCGCGTACCTGCTCGACGCCAACATCTGCGCCTCCTACTGGATCGCCAAGTTCTGGGGCCTGGACGGCACTTCCCCCACTCCCACTCCCTCACCCACTCCCACACCCACCCCCTCCCCCACCACCGGTTCGATCACCCTCACCGACGACACCACCCACGACGGCTACGTGAAGGCCGCCGCCGACGGCAGCTCCCCCAGCGTCGGCACCCTGGCCGACTACCTCGGCCTCGCCGTGGGCCGGGGCACCGACGGCCAGCAGAACCGGGCCCTGCTCTCCTTCGACACCTCCACCCTCCCCGCCGGCGCCACCGTCACCGGCGCCCGACTGACCGTCAGCTGGGCGAGCGGCAGCGGCAACCCCTTCGCCGGCGCCGACCTGGTCGTCGACTCCCGCACCGGCTGCTTCGGCAACAGCTGCGCCACCGCCCCGGACGACTGGCAGGCCACCCCCACCACCCCGGCCGCCGCCACCCTCGCCCCCTTCACCACCGGCACCCGCACCTCCACCACCTTCACCCCCACCGTCACCCCGGGCACCCCCCTCCAACTCCGCCTGGAGTTCGACCACCCCCTGACCAGCACCGCCTACCTCTTCCTCCAGCGCGGCACCCACGCCACCCTCACCCTCGACTACCGCCGCTGACCCCGGGGCGAGCCAGGGTCGGCCCCGGGGAAACTCAGGGTCGGCCCCTATGGCTTCCGGGGGCCGGGCGGAGCACCGTGGAGGCATGGGACACGGAGATTTGTCGCGGAGTGAGGGCAGGCAGCTCGCCGTAGCGTCGGCGACGCTGGGGCCCTGGAAGACGGCGGCCAGGGTCGGGGCGGTGGTGGGGGCGGCGGCGCTCGGGGTGGATCTGATCACCGGGCACTGGTCGACCGACATCCTGGCCGGGCCGGTCGGGCTGGCACTGTTCTTCTTCTTCCTGGTCGGCACCGTCGGCGGCAAGGTGCGCGAGCACGGCGACCGACGGCTGCACCGCTGGGCCGAGCAGCACCCCTGGGAGTCGGCGCTGCCGGCCGCCGGGGCGCTGCTGGTGCTCAACACGCTGTCGTTGACGCTGCTGGGCAGCTGGGGGCTGTTCGGGGCGCTGTTCACCTCGCTGCTGCCGGCCGGTCTGCTGCTGGTGGTCGCCGGGGTGGTCGGTTCGGTCAAGCGGGCGCGAAAGAATCCTTGAGTACGACAAGCGGATGTAACGGCTGAAAACGGGACGTACCGACCAGATGGCCGGAGGGAGAAATCGCTCCGGCCTCCCGCCGCACCACCTCGGGTCTGCATACTGACCGCGTGCCGATCGCCGAAGACCCAGACGCGCGCTCCGCCGAGGAGCCCGAGAACGACCCCTTCGAGGGGCTCGTCCTCGACGAGGACTTCGTCCGGGCCGCCCCCGTCAAGGAGCAGTCCGGCCGGGCCCGGATGCTCGCCGCCCGCTGGCAGCGCGAGGCTCCGGCCGTCACGCCCCCGCACGGCCACCCGGCGCCCCCCGCCCCCGAGGCCGGCCGAATGCGCCGGCTCCGCGGCCGGGTCGGTCAGCGCTGGCAGACGGTACTGATCGTGCTCTGCGTGATCGGCATGGCCGCACTCGGCCTACGCCTCGGCGACTCCGGCAAGCCGGCCCCCGCCCCGAGCCCGGCCCCCACCCAGGTGGTCACCACCCCGAGCTCCCCCGCCGACGGCACGGCCTCCCCGTCCCCGAGCCCGAGCGCCCCGAAGCTGATCTGAGCACGACTTCACCGGACGGGACGTGCCACCGCACCCCGCGGAGCCGACCGTCAGCCCTTGCGCTTGCGGTCGGGC from Kitasatospora sp. MMS16-BH015 encodes:
- a CDS encoding HAD family phosphatase; the protein is MRYDLVIFDNDGVLVDSEPISNRVLAEYLTELGYPTTVEDSYRDFMGCAAHTVHDVVGERYGAALPEGFDELFHGRVFAAFGRELAPVRGAGELLKALQRDGVEYCLASSAHHEWIRTALDLTGLREHHREERIFSAQDVGVGKPAPDLFLHAARTLGVDPARCLVIEDSRNGVLAARAAGMDVYGYAALTDPAKLTGAGATGLITDLGEVLGLLGPLG
- the proC gene encoding pyrroline-5-carboxylate reductase, with protein sequence MASGSGQKIAFLGTGKIGEALLSGLLRAGTDPADVLVTTRRPERAAELTERYGVTVVGNTEAAKLADTLILAVKPQDMGTLLDELGPHIGAEKLVISAAAGIPTAWFEERLAAGTPVVRVMPNTPVLVDEGMSVISGGSHATELHLARTEEIFRSVGKALRLPESQQDAATALSGSGPAYFYFLVEAMTDAGILLGLPRHVAHDLIVQSAIGASIMLRDSGEHPVKLREAVTSPAGTTIAAIRELENHGVRAALLGALEAARDRSRELASGGK
- a CDS encoding PHB depolymerase family esterase, yielding MRYRRSTRYGWAVTALFGLLAGLLALVPGRAQAATLTEVTGFGSNPGALRMFRYVPDGLPAGRPLVVALHGCTQSAAAYDDASGWTQWARPWGFALLLPQQTSSNNPNSCFDWYTPADFSRDQGEALSVKQMVDRMKTDYGSDAGRVYVTGLSAGGAMTAALLADYPDVFAGGGIVAGLPYHCATTQVEASVTCMTTGRTQTPAQWGDLVRAADPGWTGPWPKVSLWQGSSDSVVNPGNLGELTKQWTDADGTGQTPALSETVGGYPHQVYADPDGQPRVETWSITGMDHGQPIDPGSGPTQCGTAGAYLLDANICASYWIAKFWGLDGTSPTPTPSPTPTPTPSPTTGSITLTDDTTHDGYVKAAADGSSPSVGTLADYLGLAVGRGTDGQQNRALLSFDTSTLPAGATVTGARLTVSWASGSGNPFAGADLVVDSRTGCFGNSCATAPDDWQATPTTPAAATLAPFTTGTRTSTTFTPTVTPGTPLQLRLEFDHPLTSTAYLFLQRGTHATLTLDYRR